The following are encoded together in the Sparus aurata chromosome 1, fSpaAur1.1, whole genome shotgun sequence genome:
- the LOC115579386 gene encoding prostaglandin E2 receptor EP1 subtype-like: protein MLALSHYNSSASPLLPLLSNDSAGKVEAQVAVEELSQLGNFTLPQPTTSGVIVVILSMTLGIISNIVALFILVSAYYRQRRRTKATFLLFATSLVVTDFIGHLIPGALVLRLYLSGGVDPADFNSSDKMCQFLGGSMVFFGLCPLFMGCAMAAERCLGVTRPLLHSSLVTKTRTKMCLSVIWLAALCVALLPCFQLGSYTYQEPGTWCFINVLSDTGEVDVAFVVLFSGLGLTSLAVAFVCNTISGLTLVLARLRRKPGSHHSAKSHDIEMVVQLVGIMVTSCICWSPLLILGLMSAIRSYTGSIGEHLSNYTTLMVMGVRLATWNQILDPWVYILLRRTVLRKIYLIAKCQAGLRGNMLGRWEPSSFQSSEKNDVNHV, encoded by the exons ATGTTAGCGTTGAGCCACTAcaactcctcagcctccccgctcctccctctgctctctaATGACAGCGCAGGGAAGGTGGAAGCCCAGGTGGCAGTCGAAGAACTGTCGCAGCTGGGAAACTTCACCTTGCCTCAGCCCACCACCAGTGGTGTCATAGTGGTCATACTGTCCATGACACTGGGCATCATCTCCAACATTGTGGCCCTCTTCATCCTGGTCAGTGCCTACTACCGCCAGCGCCGGCGCACCAAAGCTACGTTCCTTTTGTTTGCCACTTCACTGGTGGTCACAGACTTCATTGGCCACCTGATCCCTGGTGCCCTGGTTCTCAGACTCTACCTCTCTGGAGGTGTGGACCCCGCAGACTTCAACTCCTCTGATAAGATGTGTCAGTTCCTAGGTGGCAGCATGGTGTTCTTCGGCCTGTGCCCGCTCTTCATGGGCTGCGCCATGGCTGCTGAACGCTGCCTGGGTGTCACCAGACCGCTGCTTCACTCCTCCCTGGTCACCAAAACTCGAACGAAGATGTGCCTGTCCGTCATCTGGCTGGCAGCTCTGTGCGTGGCCCTGCTGCCCTGCTTCCAGCTGGGCTCTTACACCTATCAGGAGCCAGGGACCTGGTGTTTCATTAACGTGCTCAGTGACACTGGGGAGGTGGATGTGGCGTTTGTGGTGCTGTTCTCTGGACTGGGTCTGACCTCACTAGCTGTGGCGTTCGTGTGTAACACCATCAGTGGACTGACGCTGGTGCTCGCTCGGCTCAGGAGGAAGCCGGGCTCCCATCACTCAGCCAAGTCCCACGACATAGAGATGGTGGTGCAGCTGGTCGGCATCATGGTCACCTCGTGTATTTGCTGGAGTCCTCTGCTG ATCTTGGGCCTGATGTCAGCGATCCGCTCCTACACAGGCTCTATCGGAGAGCACCTGTCCAACTATACAACCCTGATGGTGATGGGCGTGAGGCTGGCCACGTGGAACCAGATCCTCGACCCCTGGGTCTACATCCTGCTGCGCCGCACCGTCCTACGCAAGATCTACCTCATCGCTAAGTGCCAGGCCGGCCTTAGGGGGAATATGTTAGGCCGCTGGGAGCCCTCCTCCTTCCAGAGCTCCGAGAAGAATGATGTCAACCACGTTTGA